Proteins encoded in a region of the Pieris brassicae chromosome 3, ilPieBrab1.1, whole genome shotgun sequence genome:
- the LOC123706791 gene encoding probable tRNA (guanine(26)-N(2))-dimethyltransferase isoform X2 yields MKMDTSNIIRKQSIIEGQAEIRVSSDKVFYNPVQEFNRDLSIAVLSVFINDYRKEKAFKKCEKLKKEGIDFEDGHDIPVTILEALSATGLRSIRYAKEVSNVTKIIANDLSEQAVETIKDNIVYNSVDNVIETSHDDACMLMYKHKHHSKRFTAIDLDPYGCPSIFLDSAVQSVQDGGLLLVTATDMAVLAGNSPETCYVKYGGISLKTKCCHEMALRILLQSIEHHANRYSRFIEPILSISADFYIRVFVKIYSGAFHCKKTTSKLSMVYQCVGCDNLTLQPLGAFKPNPTEKNPDQMKSFLPNVPPVGEFCVHCNQRHHLGGPIWSAPIHNVDFVSRVLNHVEENSHKFGTAKRIQGILSMVQEELQDTPLYYILDKLFGRVHLETMPMLRMRSAILNAGYQVSFSHAAKLSIKTNAPAHFIWDIVRTWEKTHPVKASKLESDTTAKYILTQDIKNTVNLTERPDSNPSSRRNGALRFQFNPTRYWGPGSRASINVGEKKMSKAVKNQNKKSKKQEKREHSPRSEDDGARKKPYLVAESVD; encoded by the exons ATGAAAATGGATAcatcaaatattataagaaaacaaAGTATAATTGAAGGCCAAGCAGAAATACGTGTGTCTTCTGATAAGGTCTTTTATAATCCAGTTCAGGAGTTTAACAGAGACTTGAGTATTGCTGTGTTATCTGTTTTTATAAACGAttatagaaaagaaaaagCTTTTAAGAAGTgtgaaaaacttaaaaaggAGGGAATAGATTTCGAAGACGGTCATGAT ATTCCAGTTACAATTCTAGAAGCATTATCAGCTACAGGTCTCAGAAGCATCAGGTATGCAAAAGAGGTATCCAATGTCACCAAGATAATAGCAAATGATTTGTCAGAGCAAGCTGTAGAGACTATAAAGGACAACATTGTGTATAACAGTGTAGATAATGTTATTGAAACAAGTCATGACGATGCTTG CATGCTTATGTACAAACACAAACATCATTCAAAAAGATTTACGGCAATTGATCTGGATCCATATGGCTGCCCTTCCATATTCTTAGATTCAGCTGTACAGAGTGTACAAGATGGTGGGTTATTGCTTGTGACTGCAACAGATATGGCTGTCTTGGCTGGGAACTCACCAGAAACATGCTATGTTAAATATGGTGGCATTAGTCTAAAAACTAAGTGTTGTCATGAAAtg GCATTAAGGATATTACTTCAAAGTATAGAGCACCATGCAAACAGATACAGTAGGTTTATAGAACCTATACTGAGCATATCAGCAGACTTTTATATAAGAGTATTTGTCAAAATCTACTCTGGTGCATTTCATTGTAAGAAAACCACaag CAAACTTTCAATGGTATACCAGTGTGTTGGTTGTGACAACTTAACACTGCAACCACTGGGTGCTTTTAAACCAAACCCAACTGAAAAAAATCCAGATCAAATGAAAAGTTTTCTGCCAAATGTACCACCAGTTGGTGAATTCTGTGTTCACTGCAATCAGAGACATCAT CTAGGCGGTCCCATCTGGTCAGCACCAATACATAATGTTGATTTTGTTTCTCGGGTTCTAAACCATGTTGAAGAAAACTCTCATAAGTTTGGCACAGCTAAGAGGATTCAAGGGATCTTGTCTATGGTACAAGAGGAGTTGCAAGACACGCCTTTATATTATATCCTGGATAAACTTTTTGGGAGAGTACATTTGGAGACGATGCCTATGTTGAGAATGag gtcTGCCATACTAAATGCTGGGTACCAAGTTTCGTTTTCGCATGCAGctaaattatcaattaagACTAATGCGCCCGCGCACTTCATATGGGACATTGTCAGAACTTGGGAGAAGACTCACCCTGTTAAAGCATCTAA ATTGGAATCGGACACAACAGccaaatacattttaactCAGGATATAAAGAACACAGTAAATTTAACTGAGAGACCTGATTCTAATCCATCAAGTAGACGAAATGGTGCTTTACGATTCCAGTTTAATCCTACAAGATATTGGGGACCTGGATCTAGAGCCTCTATAAA TGTTGGTGAAAAAAAGATGTCGAAGGCGgttaaaaatcaaaacaagaAAAGTAAAAAGCAAGAGAAACGAGAACATTCGCCACGTAGTGAAGACGACGGGGCGCGCAAAAAACCATATCTTGTAGCAGAATCTGtggattaa
- the LOC123706809 gene encoding glycosylated lysosomal membrane protein B-like, with amino-acid sequence MFPSLIRVISAMLFISVLFSPTNGLDRKISAHLNPGCQGCSSNTTTLVYIRGEGKSDVLHQIWDFTKHLPTVLLSVGSLNTSLNIQWIENKPIYFNWTEKPWYTFAATIDKLYEYDDIHDTGYINPQYPQMEYSLKRISWELQESILTNSEAMVHVTGKIHNRNNNDAVISIKLDLLPFKDYAVELPHLIHTANSTLIDVSLVNLTTSFNASRYALHFVLASTDNPTDTMHYIMRKSLDDEHTPGVFEIIEIKTPSLYDSKEGGYLQFRPVSYTSPKRNVASSTIAHVSQFNRTMMPRDSTLSLFFKESQQMILVQDMFVSFGESGDGYYKQHNYTAWAYTMGYGTPPEDGFSFFVILIISIGLGVPIVLALSGVAFVLFRRYRQTNTRTRFTNED; translated from the exons atgtttccTTCTTTGATAAGAGTGATATCtgcaatgttatttattagtgtCCTTTTTTCTCCAACAAATGGCTTGGATAGAAAG ATATCAGCTCATTTAAATCCAGGATGTCAAGGTTGTTCATCAAATACTACAACTCTAGTTTATATACGTGGTGAAGGAAAGTCTGATGTCTTACATCAAATTTGGGATTTTACTAAGCATCTGCCCACTGTGTTGCTCTCTGTGGGAAGCTTAAATACATCATTAAATATTCAGTGGATTGAAAATAaaccaatatattttaattggacTGAGAAGCCATGGTATACTTTTGCTGCCACTATTGacaaa TTATATGAATATGATGACATACATGATACTGGGTACATAAACCCTCAGTATCCTCAAATGGAATACAGTCTTAAACGAATTTCGTGGGAGCTTCAAGAGAGTATATTGACAAACAGTGAGGCTATGGTGCATGTGACAGGAAAAATTCATAACAGGAATAATAATGATGCTGTTATTAGTATTAAG CTGGATCTTCTACCATTTAAAGACTATGCGGTGGAACTGCCCCACTTAATACATACAGCCAACTCAACACTTATAGATGTAAGCTTGGTTAACCTAACAACGTCATTCAATGCCTCAAGATACGCGCTCCACTTTGTCTTAGCTAGTACGGACAACCCAACTGATACAATGCACTATATAATGCGCAAAAGTTTGGATGATGAACATACACCTGGAGTCTTTGAG attatagaaataaaaacgcCATCGCTATATGACAGTAAGGAGGGTGGATATCTACAGTTTCGTCCTGTGAGCTACACGTCGCCAAAACGCAATGTTGCCAGTTCAACCATTGCGCACGTTTCCCAATTTAACCg AACGATGATGCCTCGCGACAGCACTTTAAGCTTATTTTTCAAAGAGTCCCAACAGATGATTCTAGTACAAGACATGTTTGTCTCGTTCGGTGAAAGCGGGGATGGATACTATAAGCAACATAACTATACTGCTtg GGCTTATACAATGGGCTATGGCACACCTCCCGAAGACGGATTTTCTTTCTTCGTAATCCTCATTATTTCCATCGGCCTTGGAGTACCAATAGTGTTGGCCCTCTCTGGTGTTGCCTTTGTGCTGTTCCGAAGGTATAGGCAGACCAACACTCGTACGAGATTCACCAATGAAGACTGA
- the LOC123706807 gene encoding m7GpppN-mRNA hydrolase produces the protein MTSSAVVSKNHVHSIPLYILDDICSRFIINLPKEERADMVRLCFQIELAHWFYLDNYCTNDAANPCGITQFAAHIFQHVPFLQEHNSRMDEILDTWRQYKQSVPTYGAIILDSDLSHVLLVQSYWTKASWGFPKGKVNEDEEPWTCAAREVLEETGFNISHLINKQDYIETSIHDQIVRLYIIGYVSRDTKFQPRTRNEIKACEWFPIADLPANRKDMTPKVKMGVSPNAFFMVLPFVKRIRRWVAERNPKVFFRRTRHKSMGEIESNNSKNKTISQGLQNEIQEYQQNAGPPCINGHNGVKLNGNKKSGKMAKRQLFTPQNVNGTPFSPVQSLSSNTDDDIYSRYFNFNSPSWSNFKFDRRAILECLT, from the exons ATGACTTCGTCAGCTGTAGTATCAAAAAATCATGTACATTCAATTCCTCTTTATATCTTGGATGACATTTGCAg TCGTTTCATCATAAATTTACCAAAAGAGGAGCGTGCTGACATGGTGAGATTATGTTTCCAAATTGAATTAGCTCACTGGTTTTATTTGGACAATTATTGTACAAATGATGCTGCAAATCCTTGTGGTATTACGCAATTCGCAGCACACATTTTTcag CATGTTCCCTTTTTGCAAGAACATAACAGCCGTATGGATGAAATACTGGACACCTGGAGGCAATATAAACAAAGTGTACCAACATATGGGGCTATCATATTAGATTCCGATTTGTCACATGTTCTTTTGGTACAATCTTATTGGACTAAAGCTTCATGGGGCTTTCCAAAAGGCAAAGTAAATGAGGATGAAGAGCCATGGACTTGTGCTGCTAGagaa GTCTTAGAAGAAACAGGGTTTAACATTAGCCATCTTATCAACAAACAGGACTACATAGAAACATCAATACATGATCAAATTGTCCGCCTTTATATTATTGGGTATGTATCTCGAGATACAAAATTTCAACCCCGAACacgaaatgaaataaaagcaTGTGAGTGGTTTCCTATTGCTGATTTGCCTGCAAACAGAAAAGATATGACACCCAAAGTTAAAATGGGTGTAAGTCCCAATGCATTCTTTATGGTTTTACCATTTGTAAAACGCATCCGAAGGTGGGTAGCAGAGAGGAATCCTAAAGTCTTCTTTCGAAGAACTAGACATAAGTCAATGGGGGAAATTGAATCAAATAAtagcaaaaacaaaacaatttcacAAGGTCTTCAAAATGAAATTCAAGAATATCAACAAAATGCTGGGCCACCCTGTATTAATGGACATAATGGTGTCAAGTTGAATGGGAACAAGAAAAGTGGGAAAATGGCTAAACGACAACTCTTCACTCCACAAAATGTAAATGGAACTCCATTCTCTCCAGTACAGAGTTTGAGCTCAAATACTGATGATGACATTTACagcagatattttaattttaactctCCCTCTTGGAGCAATTTTAAGTTTGACAGAAGAGCAATTTTAGAGTGTTTgacttga
- the LOC123706791 gene encoding probable tRNA (guanine(26)-N(2))-dimethyltransferase isoform X1 encodes MKMDTSNIIRKQSIIEGQAEIRVSSDKVFYNPVQEFNRDLSIAVLSVFINDYRKEKAFKKCEKLKKEGIDFEDGHDVCVNKIPVTILEALSATGLRSIRYAKEVSNVTKIIANDLSEQAVETIKDNIVYNSVDNVIETSHDDACMLMYKHKHHSKRFTAIDLDPYGCPSIFLDSAVQSVQDGGLLLVTATDMAVLAGNSPETCYVKYGGISLKTKCCHEMALRILLQSIEHHANRYSRFIEPILSISADFYIRVFVKIYSGAFHCKKTTSKLSMVYQCVGCDNLTLQPLGAFKPNPTEKNPDQMKSFLPNVPPVGEFCVHCNQRHHLGGPIWSAPIHNVDFVSRVLNHVEENSHKFGTAKRIQGILSMVQEELQDTPLYYILDKLFGRVHLETMPMLRMRSAILNAGYQVSFSHAAKLSIKTNAPAHFIWDIVRTWEKTHPVKASKLESDTTAKYILTQDIKNTVNLTERPDSNPSSRRNGALRFQFNPTRYWGPGSRASINVGEKKMSKAVKNQNKKSKKQEKREHSPRSEDDGARKKPYLVAESVD; translated from the exons ATGAAAATGGATAcatcaaatattataagaaaacaaAGTATAATTGAAGGCCAAGCAGAAATACGTGTGTCTTCTGATAAGGTCTTTTATAATCCAGTTCAGGAGTTTAACAGAGACTTGAGTATTGCTGTGTTATCTGTTTTTATAAACGAttatagaaaagaaaaagCTTTTAAGAAGTgtgaaaaacttaaaaaggAGGGAATAGATTTCGAAGACGGTCATGATGTATGTGTAAATAAG ATTCCAGTTACAATTCTAGAAGCATTATCAGCTACAGGTCTCAGAAGCATCAGGTATGCAAAAGAGGTATCCAATGTCACCAAGATAATAGCAAATGATTTGTCAGAGCAAGCTGTAGAGACTATAAAGGACAACATTGTGTATAACAGTGTAGATAATGTTATTGAAACAAGTCATGACGATGCTTG CATGCTTATGTACAAACACAAACATCATTCAAAAAGATTTACGGCAATTGATCTGGATCCATATGGCTGCCCTTCCATATTCTTAGATTCAGCTGTACAGAGTGTACAAGATGGTGGGTTATTGCTTGTGACTGCAACAGATATGGCTGTCTTGGCTGGGAACTCACCAGAAACATGCTATGTTAAATATGGTGGCATTAGTCTAAAAACTAAGTGTTGTCATGAAAtg GCATTAAGGATATTACTTCAAAGTATAGAGCACCATGCAAACAGATACAGTAGGTTTATAGAACCTATACTGAGCATATCAGCAGACTTTTATATAAGAGTATTTGTCAAAATCTACTCTGGTGCATTTCATTGTAAGAAAACCACaag CAAACTTTCAATGGTATACCAGTGTGTTGGTTGTGACAACTTAACACTGCAACCACTGGGTGCTTTTAAACCAAACCCAACTGAAAAAAATCCAGATCAAATGAAAAGTTTTCTGCCAAATGTACCACCAGTTGGTGAATTCTGTGTTCACTGCAATCAGAGACATCAT CTAGGCGGTCCCATCTGGTCAGCACCAATACATAATGTTGATTTTGTTTCTCGGGTTCTAAACCATGTTGAAGAAAACTCTCATAAGTTTGGCACAGCTAAGAGGATTCAAGGGATCTTGTCTATGGTACAAGAGGAGTTGCAAGACACGCCTTTATATTATATCCTGGATAAACTTTTTGGGAGAGTACATTTGGAGACGATGCCTATGTTGAGAATGag gtcTGCCATACTAAATGCTGGGTACCAAGTTTCGTTTTCGCATGCAGctaaattatcaattaagACTAATGCGCCCGCGCACTTCATATGGGACATTGTCAGAACTTGGGAGAAGACTCACCCTGTTAAAGCATCTAA ATTGGAATCGGACACAACAGccaaatacattttaactCAGGATATAAAGAACACAGTAAATTTAACTGAGAGACCTGATTCTAATCCATCAAGTAGACGAAATGGTGCTTTACGATTCCAGTTTAATCCTACAAGATATTGGGGACCTGGATCTAGAGCCTCTATAAA TGTTGGTGAAAAAAAGATGTCGAAGGCGgttaaaaatcaaaacaagaAAAGTAAAAAGCAAGAGAAACGAGAACATTCGCCACGTAGTGAAGACGACGGGGCGCGCAAAAAACCATATCTTGTAGCAGAATCTGtggattaa